In the genome of Oncorhynchus clarkii lewisi isolate Uvic-CL-2024 chromosome 22, UVic_Ocla_1.0, whole genome shotgun sequence, one region contains:
- the LOC139380934 gene encoding 1-acyl-sn-glycerol-3-phosphate acyltransferase gamma-like has translation MGLVAYLKTQFVLQLLLGFVFVVSGLLINFIQLLTCVLWPIDKQLYRRINTRLSYSLWSQLVMLLEWWSGTQCTLYTDQATVDKFGKEHVIIILNHNYEIDFLCGWTICERYGVLGSSKVLAKHELLKVPLIGWTWYFLEIVFCKRKWEEDRETVFRGLERLRDYPEFMWFLLYCEGTRFTEKKHQISMEVAESKGLPKLKYHLLPRTKGFTTALKCLQGTVSAVYDVTLNFKDHQVPTLLGIINGKKYMADMRIRRFPVEEIPEDEKECANWLHKLYQEKDALQEHYHKEGTFPGPTITPPRRLWTLLNFLFWAALLLSPLINFACGVVVSGSPLLILGFSLFLIVASIAIRRLIGVTEVKKTGSSYGDEGSKKQN, from the exons atGGGCCTGGTAGCTTACCTGAAGACCCAGTTTGTTCTGCAGCTCCTCCTGGGTTTTGTGTTCGTGGTGAGCGGCCTCCTCATCAACTTCATCCAGTTGTTGACGTGCGTCCTGTGGCCCATCGACAAGCAGCTGTACCGCAGGATCAACACCAGGCTCTCCTACTCCCTCTGGAGCC AGCTGGTGATGCTGCTGGAGTGGTGGTCGGGAACACAGTGCACCCTCTACACAGATCAGGCCACGGTGGACAAGTTCGGCAAGGAACACGTCATCATCATCCTCAACCACAACTATGAGATTGACTTCCTGTGCGGCTGGACTATCTGTGAGCGATACGGAGTCCTAGGG AGTTCCAAGGTGCTGGCCAAACACGAGCTGCTGAAGGTGcctctgattggctggacctggtATTTCCTGGAGATCGTGTTCTGTAAGAGAAagtgggaggaggacagagagaccgTGTTCAGAGGGCTAGAAAGACTCAGAGACTACCCTGAGTTTATGTGG ttccTGCTGTACTGTGAAGGCACTCGCTTCACAGAGAAGAAGCACCAGATCAGTATGGAAGTGGCAGAGAGTAAAGGCCTGCCCAAGCTCAAATACCACCTGCTGCCCAGAACCAAAGGCTTCACCACCGCACTCAAATGCCTCCAGGGCACAG TGTCTGCTGTGTATGACGTCACACTGAACTTTAAAGACCACCAAGTCCCCACTCTGCTGGGCATCATCAACGGCAAGAAATACATGGCCGATATGAGAATCAG GCGGTTCCCTGTAGAGGAGATCCCAGAAGATGAGAAGGAGTGTGCCAACTGGCTTCATAAACTCTACCAGGAGAAG GATGCTTTGCAGGAGCACTACCATAAAGAGGGCACTTTCCCGGGTCCCACCATCACCCCTCCTCGCCGGTTGTGGACGCTACTCAACTTCCTGTTCTGGGCGGCCCTGCTGCTCTCACCCCTTATCAACTTCGCCTGCGGGGTGGTGGTCAGCGGCTCCCCCCTCCTCATCCTCGGCTTCAGCCTCTTCCTCATCGTAG CCTCCATAGCCATCCGGCGCCTGATCGGTGTCACCGAGGTAAAGAAGACAGGCTCCAGTTACGGCGACGAGGGGTCCAAGAAACAGAACTAG